The Ignavibacteriales bacterium genome includes a window with the following:
- a CDS encoding nuclear transport factor 2 family protein, with translation MTKNNSQTISHKNTAITFLRLVVARKIREAYATYVRQDMIHHNTAFAGDAASLEKAMEESHSLFPHTVIEIKHALEDGDLVAVHSHVRMQADDPGFAVVHLFRFEDDRIIEMWDVAQAVPKDSPNINGMF, from the coding sequence ATGACAAAAAACAACTCTCAAACCATATCCCATAAAAACACAGCAATAACATTCTTGCGTCTTGTGGTTGCAAGAAAGATCAGAGAAGCCTACGCAACATACGTAAGGCAAGATATGATTCACCATAACACGGCATTTGCAGGCGATGCAGCGAGTCTTGAAAAAGCTATGGAGGAAAGCCACTCACTCTTTCCTCATACTGTCATCGAAATCAAGCACGCGCTAGAAGATGGAGATCTCGTGGCGGTGCATTCTCATGTGCGCATGCAAGCGGATGATCCGGGTTTTGCGGTTGTTCATCTCTTCCGCTTTGAAGATGACCGTATCATCGAGATGTGGGATGTAGCACAAGCTGTACCGAAGGACTCTCCGAATATAAACGGCATGTTTTAA
- a CDS encoding DUF4180 domain-containing protein, with protein sequence MVQHVKFENQAGKQYMASRSSKRFIHTPQDILDLLACGNENETNLFLLEETNFISEFYDLKTGLAGEILQKISTYRARQAIVGSFEMAESKKFGEVMVELNKGSQVRFARTKEEAVSWLMQ encoded by the coding sequence ATGGTGCAACACGTAAAATTCGAAAACCAAGCCGGCAAGCAGTACATGGCAAGCCGCTCATCGAAACGGTTTATTCATACACCGCAGGACATACTGGATCTGTTGGCATGCGGTAATGAGAACGAAACAAATCTTTTCCTGCTTGAAGAAACAAATTTCATCTCCGAATTCTATGATCTGAAAACAGGTCTTGCAGGTGAGATTCTTCAGAAGATATCAACCTACCGCGCACGGCAGGCGATTGTCGGGTCATTTGAGATGGCCGAGAGCAAGAAGTTTGGCGAAGTCATGGTTGAATTAAATAAAGGATCGCAGGTTCGATTTGCACGGACCAAAGAAGAAGCCGTCTCGTGGTTAATGCAGTAA
- a CDS encoding alpha/beta hydrolase, with amino-acid sequence MTTTKTVILNKNFNAAYWKRPSESGDTVVFIHGFGSAKEHFRYAFSSPSLEDFTLIALDLIGFGQSRGPEDFGYTMKDQASIVLDLLDHLGTTTFHLCGHSMGGLVAMNISQMKPQRVLSFIDLEGNLTIEDCSFTGKVAGNTLEEFAHTGKVKLEKEFRDAGINDPTMSEYADTFSTASTLALYKSACHTVEDSSTPLIEKLVRIKNVCYIYGEKNRGIYPSENLLNAKSVPIFYIEKAGHTMAIENPNQLYCVIRTFIDRLSPT; translated from the coding sequence ATGACTACTACTAAGACGGTGATTCTTAATAAGAACTTCAATGCAGCCTACTGGAAACGTCCATCAGAGAGCGGCGATACAGTTGTCTTCATCCATGGTTTTGGATCTGCAAAGGAGCATTTTCGATACGCCTTCAGTTCGCCCTCACTGGAAGATTTTACACTTATTGCTTTAGATCTCATCGGATTTGGACAAAGCAGAGGACCTGAAGATTTCGGATATACCATGAAGGATCAAGCTTCGATTGTTCTTGACTTGCTTGATCATTTAGGAACAACAACCTTCCACCTCTGCGGACATTCAATGGGTGGGCTCGTTGCGATGAACATATCACAAATGAAACCACAACGAGTGCTATCGTTTATCGACTTGGAGGGTAATCTTACGATAGAGGACTGTTCCTTTACGGGGAAAGTCGCTGGCAATACGTTAGAAGAATTTGCTCATACAGGAAAAGTGAAATTAGAAAAAGAATTCAGGGATGCCGGTATTAATGATCCGACGATGAGTGAATACGCGGATACATTTAGTACTGCGTCAACATTAGCACTTTATAAAAGTGCATGTCACACAGTTGAAGATTCATCGACACCGCTTATAGAGAAGCTCGTGCGAATTAAAAATGTTTGTTACATTTATGGAGAAAAAAACAGAGGAATTTATCCAAGTGAAAATCTTCTTAATGCCAAAAGCGTACCTATTTTCTATATTGAAAAAGCAGGACATACGATGGCTATTGAAAATCCTAACCAACTATATTGTGTCATAAGAACTTTCATTGATCGGTTATCACCAACTTAA